The Vicia villosa cultivar HV-30 ecotype Madison, WI linkage group LG1, Vvil1.0, whole genome shotgun sequence genome includes a region encoding these proteins:
- the LOC131617957 gene encoding uncharacterized protein LOC131617957: MPSPNFEFPVFEAEEEEEEEIPDEISRLLKHEERTILPHKEPLEKINLGSEEDKKEVTIGSLLDADIKSKLTDLLKEYVDVFAWSYQDMPGLDTNIVQHYLPLKPECPPVKQKLRRTHPDMANKIKVEVQKQLDAGFLVTSEYPQWLANIVPVPKKDGKVRMCVDYRDLNKASPKDDFPLPHIDMLVDNTAKFNVFSFMDGFSGYNQIKMAPEDMEKTSFITPWGTFCYKVMPFGLKNAGATYQRAMTTLFHDMMHKEIEVYVDDMIAKSSTEEEHIEYLLKLFQRLRKYQLRLNPNKCTFGVRSGKLLGFIVSQRGIEVDPDKVRAIQEMPAPKTEKQVRGFLGRLNYISRFISQMTATCGPIFKLLRKDQGVVWTEDCQKAFDSIKEYLLEPPILIPPVEGRPLIMYLTVLEESMGCMLGQQDETGKKEHAIYYLSKKFTDCESRYSMLEKTCCALAWASKRLRQYMINNTTWLISKMDPIKYVFEKPALTGRIARWQMLLSEYDIEYRAQKAVKGSILADHLAHQPINEYQSLKFDFPDEDVLYLKMKDCDEPLPEEGPDPGSRWGLIFDGAVNAFGNGIGAIIITPKGTHIPFSARLLFDCTNNIAEYEACIMGLEEAIDLRIKILDIYGDSALVINQIKDKWETYHPGLIPYRDYARRLLTFFNKVELHHIPRDQNRMADALATLSSMFKVSHWNDVPKVRITRLERPAYVFATEAVIDDKPWFHDIKRFLQTQEYPLGASNKDKKTLRRLSGSFFLNGDVLYKRNFDMVLLRCVDRHEADMLMHEVHEGSFGTHSNGHAMSKKILRAGYYWLTMESDCYKHVKRCHKCQIYADKIHVPPTLLNVLSSPWPFSMWGIDMIGMIEPKASNGHRFILVAIDYFTKWVEAASYANVTRQVVVRFIKNNIICRYGIPSKIITDNGSNLNNKMMKELCEEFKIEHHNSSPYRPKMNGAVEAANKNIKKIVQKMVVTYKDWHEMLPFALHGYRTSVRTSTGATPFSLVYGMEAVLPVEVEIPSMRVLMETKLSEAEWCQSRYDQLNLIEEKRMTALCHGQLYQARMKQAFNKKVRPREFQEGDLVLKKILSFQPDSRGKWSPNYEGPYVVKRTFSGGAMILTTMDGDELPHPVNADAVKKYFV; encoded by the coding sequence atgccctctcccaactttgagtttcctgtgttcgaagccgaagaagaggaagaagaggagatcccggacgagatctctcgattacttaagcacgaggaaagaaccattctgcctcacaaagagcctttagaaaagatcaacttgggttctgaagaagacaaaaaagaagtgaccattggatcgctgcttgatgctgatatcaagagtaagttgacagaccttctcaaagaatatgttgacgtgtttgcctggtcctaccaagacatgcctgggttggataccaatattgttcagcattacttgccattgaagccagaatgtccgccggttaagcagaaattgcgaaggactcaccctgatatggctaacaagatcaaagtggaagttcaaaagcaactcgacgcaggttttcttgtcacctcagagtatcctcaatggttggccaacatagtgccagttccgaagaaagatggcaaagtcagaatgtgtgttgactaccgtgacttgaacaaggccagtccaaaagatgactttccattacctcatatcgacatgctggttgataacaccgctaagttcaacgtcttttccttcatggacgggttctccggttataatcagatcaagatggctcctgaagacatggagaagacatctttcatcaccccatggggtaccttttgctacaaagtgatgccgtttggattgaagaatgcaggcgcaacttaccaaagggcaatgactactctctttcatgacatgatgcataaagaaattgaagtttatgtggacgacatgatagccaagtccagcacagaagaagaacatattgaataccttttgaagttgtttcaacggttaaggaaatatcagcttcgcttgaatcctaacaaatgtacttttggggttagatctggaaaactcttgggtttcattgtcagccaaagaggtattgaagtagatcccgacaaagtcagagctattcaagagatgcctgcaccaaagactgaaaagcaagtaagaggatttctcggacgattgaactatatctccagatttatctctcaaatgactgctacttgtgggccaattttcaagcttctccgcaaagatcaaggggttgtatggactgaagattgccagaaagcgttcgacagtatcaaagagtacctgttagaaccaccaatattgattcctccagttgaaggaagaccattaatcatgtaccttactgtgttagaagaatccatgggttgtatgcttggacaacaagatgaaaccggtaagaaggagcatgccatctattacttgagtaagaaattcacagactgtgagtctcgttactccatgctcgaaaaaacgtgttgtgctttggcttgggcttcaaaacgtctccgccagtacatgatcaacaatactacttggttaatctccaaaatggatccgatcaagtatgtctttgaaaagcccgccttaacaggaaggattgcccgatggcaaatgctgttatccgaatatgacattgaataccgtgctcaaaaagcggtcaaaggaagcattctcgccgatcacttggcgcatcaaccaattaatgaatatcaatctctcaagtttgactttcctgatgaagatgtcttgtacttgaagatgaaagattgtgacgagccattacctgaagaaggtcctgaccctggatcaagatggggtctaatttttgatggagcagtaaacgcttttggcaatggaattggggcaatcatcatcactcccaagggtactcatatcccgttctccgccagattgctatttgattgtaccaacaacatcgcagaatatgaagcttgtatcatgggtctcgaagaagccattgacttaaggatcaagatcctcgacatatatggagattcagcccttgtgatcaaccaaatcaaagacaagtgggaaacttaccaccctggtttgattccttacagagattatgcaagacgtctgttgactttcttcaacaaggttgaattgcatcatatacctcgagatcagaatcgaatggcagacgccttggctactctatcttccatgttcaaagtcagtcactggaatgatgtgcctaaagtcagaatcacgcgccttgaaaggcccgcctatgtgtttgcaactgaagcagtcatcgatgataaaccgtggttccacgacatcaaacgcttccttcaaactcaagagtacccgcttggggcatcaaacaaagataagaaaactttaaggagactttctggcagtttcttcctgaacggagatgtgctatacaaaagaaatttcgacatggttttgctcagatgcgtggatagacacgaagcagacatgttaatgcatgaagtgcatgaagggtcctttggaactcattcaaatgggcatgcaatgtccaaaaagatcttaagagcaggatactattggttgacaatggaatcagactgttacaaacacgtgaagagatgtcacaagtgccagatctacgcagataagatccatgtgccaccgactctactcaacgttctctcatctccgtggcctttttccatgtggggtattgacatgatcggaatgatcgaaccgaaagcttcaaacggtcatcgtttcattttggtagccattgattacttcaccaaatgggtcgaagcagcatcttacgccaatgttacaagacaagtggttgtgaggtttatcaagaataacatcatttgccgatatggtattcccagcaagatcattactgacaatggttcaaacttgaataacaaaatgatgaaagaattatgtgaggaattcaagattgagcatcataactcttctccttacagaccaaaaatgaacggcgctgttgaagctgctaacaagaacattaagaagatcgtccagaaaatggtcgtcacttacaaagactggcatgaaatgctgccatttgctttacatgggtaccgtacttcagtgcgtacttcaacaggggcaactcccttttctctagtatacggcatggaagctgtgctccccgtagaagttgaaatcccatcaatgagagtcctcatggagactaagttatcagaggctgaatggtgtcaaagcagatacgatcagttgaacttaatcgaagaaaaacgtatgactgctctatgccatggacagttataccaagcaaggatgaaacaagctttcaacaaaaaggttcgacctcgtgaatttcaagaaggtgacctcgtgcttaaaaagatcttgtcttttcaaccagattctaggggcaaatggtctcctaattacgaaggcccgtatgttgtcaaaagaacattttctggcggcgccatgattcttactaccatggatggtgatgaactcccacatcctgtgaatgcagatgcagtcaagaaatactttgtctaa